A single Lolium perenne isolate Kyuss_39 chromosome 6, Kyuss_2.0, whole genome shotgun sequence DNA region contains:
- the LOC127306562 gene encoding protein NRT1/ PTR FAMILY 8.3-like: MDAMERGERAPLLPESHGPKMQEDTLQVPLLKHKKSGGSKAPAVILGFECLESTAFNGISTNLVVYLETVLHGGNLASASNVTTWFGTSYLTPIFGAVIADTFWGNYNTILVSLALYLLGMMLITFSAFLPTTTTAALCAVGASCAATAGTWAVSSRTVAFVGLYLVATGAGGVRSSLLPFGAEQFDDDNAADRDGKASFFSWFYLCVSFGPIISGVFLVWIQQNVSWGLGFGIATACIAVAFAGFVLATPLYKRRMPTGTPLKSLCQVLAAACRKISVRVPADAGFLYEVSDKIDSQPKIAHTSEFKFLDKAAIVTESDMEERPEAATSWKLCTVTQVEELKILLRLLPVWVTSVIVSSAYAQMNTTFVQQGSAMDMTILSVPVPAASLGSFEVVCVMAWVLLYNKLIVPALRNFSSRPDGEPSHLQRMGAGRLLMALTMAVAALVEMKRLDSAARGEEISIAWQLPQYFLLAGGEVFCYIAQLEFFFGEAPDTMKSMCTSLALLTVALGSYMSSFIYAVVEAFTATKGRPGWISDDLNQGHLDYFFWAMAAMCTLNFVVYSAVVKNYKLKMVIS, encoded by the exons ATGGACGCCATGGAGAGAGGCGAGCGCGCGCCGCTCCTGCCGGAG AGCCACGGCCCAAAGATGCAAGAGGACACCCTGCAAGTGCCACTCCTCAAGCATAAGAAGAGCGGCGGCAGCAAGGCTCCGGCAGTAATTCTAG GGTTCGAATGCCTGGAGAGCACGGCGTTCAACGGCATCTCGACGAACCTGGTGGTGTACCTGGAGACCGTGCTCCACGGCGGCAACCTCGCGAGCGCCTCCAACGTCACCACCTGGTTCGGAACGAGCTACCTGACTCCGATCTTCGGCGCCGTCATTGCCGACACCTTCTGGGGCAACTACAACACCATCCTCGTCTCCCTCGCCCTCTACCTCCTCGGCATGATGCTCATCACCTTCTCCGCGTTCCTGCCCACGACGACCACGGCGGCGCTGTGCGCAGTGGGCGCCTCGTGCGCTGCCACCGCCGGCACGTGGGCGGTGAGCTCCCGGACCGTCGCGTTCGTGGGCCTGTACCTCGTGGCGACCGGGGCCGGTGGGGTGCGGTCCTCGCTGCTGCCGTTCGGCGCGGAGCAGTTCGACGACGACAACGCGGCGGATAGGGACGGGAAGGCGTCCTTCTTCAGCTGGTTCTACCTCTGCGTCTCCTTCGGCCCCATCATCTCCGGCGTGTTCCTCGTCTGGATCCAGCAGAACGTCAGCTGGGGCCTCGGCTTCGGCATCGCCACCGCGTGCATCGCGGTCGCCTTCGCCGGCTTCGTGCTCGCCACGCCCCTGTACAAGCGCCGCATGCCCACCGGCACGCCGCTCAAGAGCCTCTGCCAGGTGCTCGCCGCCGCGTGCAGGAAGATCAGCGTCAGGGTGCCCGCCGATGCCGGCTTCCTCTACGAGGTCAGCGACAAGATCGACTCGCAGCCCAAGATCGCGCACACCAGCGAGTTCAAGTTTCTCGACAAGGCGGCCATCGTCACGGAGTCGGACATGGAGGAGAGGCCGGAGGCGGCGACCTCGTGGAAGCTCTGCACCGTGACTCAGGTGGAGGAGCTCAAGATCCTGCTGCGGCTGCTTCCCGTATGGGTCACCAGCGTCATCGTGTCTTCGGCATACGCGCAGATGAACACCACGTTTGTCCAGCAGGGTAGCGCCATGGACATGACCATCTTGTCGGTGCCGGTGCCGGCGGCGTCGCTGGGCTCCTTCGAGGTGGTCTGCGTCATGGCCTGGGTGCTCCTCTACAACAAGCTGATCGTGCCGGCACTCAGGAACTTCTCCTCTCGCCCCGACGGCGAGCCGTCGCACCTGCAGCGGATGGGCGCCGGGCGGCTGCTCATGGCGCTCACCATGGCGGTGGCAGCGCTCGTGGAAATGAAGAGACTCGATAGCGCGGCGCGTGGCGAGGAGATCAGCATCGCGTGGCAGCTGCCGCAGTACTTCCTCCTGGCCGGCGGGGAGGTGTTCTGCTACATCGCACAGCTCGAGTTCTTCTTCGGCGAGGCGCCCGACACCATGAAAAGCATGTGCACGTCGCTCGCGCTGCTCACCGTCGCGCTCGGGAGCTACATGAGCTCCTTCATCTACGCCGTCGTGGAGGCCTTCACGGCAACCAAGGGAAGGCCCGGGTGGATATCCGACGACCTCAACCAGGGTCACCTTGACTACTTCTTCTGGGCAATGGCCGCAATGTGCACGCTCAATTTCGTCGTGTACAGCGCCGTCGTCAAGAACTACAAGCTCAAGATGGTCATCTCGTGA